The Cyanobacterium sp. T60_A2020_053 genomic sequence TACGGGAGGCACATCAGGAAAAATCAAATTTGCCATTCATACTTGGGAAAGTTTAACCGCTTCTGCTGAAAGTTTTAAAAGATTTTGGCACATAGAAAATATTAACTCCTTTTGTTGTTTACCCCTTTATCATGTTAGCGGTTTAATGCAAATTGTTAGATCATTTTATAGTAAAGGAAAAATAGTTATTACATCTTATCAAGATATAAAAAAAGCAACTCAAATTAATTATATTTATGATGATTTTTTTATATCTCTTGTGCCAACTCAATTAAAATTTATTTTAGAGAATCAATCACAATGGTTAAAACATTTTCAAACAATTTTAGTAGGGGGAAGTGCTACCTCTGAAACATTAAAAGATAGTTGTCGTCATCAGCAAATTAATCTAGCTTTAACCTACGGTATGACAGAAACAGCGTCAGGAATTACTATTTTAAAACCTGATGATTTTTTAGCTGGAAATAATAGTAATGGTCAATGTTTACCCCATGCTCAAATTTTGATACAAAAACATTTATCAACCGAAAAAACTGGAGTAGTTGCGATAAAATCTACTTCTCTTTTTCAAGGATATTATCCTCAACGAAAAAAGATTAAAGTATTTATTACTGATGATATTGGTCATCAAGATTCACAACAATATTTACATATAATAGGTAGAAATAATCAGAAAATAATTACTGGAGGAGAAAATGTTTATCCTTTGGAAATTGAGCAAGTTATCTTCGCAACTAAGTTAGTCAAAGATGTGGTTGTTTTTGCTACAAAAGATGATTATTGGGGAGAAGTTATTACTGCTGTTTATACTCCTATTACTAATAGTATTAAGAATGAAGAAATTAAAAATAAAATTAAAGATAAAATATCAGGTTATAAAATACCTAAATTATGGTATAACTGTGATAAAATCATTTACAATAATCAAGGCAAAATAGATATTAAATGGTTAGAAAAATTTGTTAAAAATGGTGACGGGCGCTGATAAATATGCTTATTGTTAATGGTTATTTGTTTTAGCACAAAGGAGATAAGACATAACTATATTAAATGGAGATAATTTCCAAGCAAAAATTTGTTAAAATAAATAAACTTATCAAAAACTGAAAAAGAAAAATATCATGGCTACAACTATGGATGATGTGTGGGAAATTTTAGCGGAAGTGAGCAAAAAACAAAATGAATTAGTGGTTTCTCAACAAGAAACAGAGCGACGTTTTCAAGAAACAAATCAACGTTTTCAAGAAACAGAGCGTATTCTCAAAGAAGAATCATTGAAAACAGAGCAACTCTTTCAAGAAACAGACAGGCGTATGCAAAAAACGGATTTGCAAATTAGTAGATTAAGTAAAGAAATTGGTGCGTTGGGCGGGCGCTGGGGGCGCTTTGTGGAAAATATGGTAGCGCCCTCCTGCGAAAGTTTATTCATTAATCGTGGTATTCCTGTACATCAAGTGAGTCAAAGAGTTAAGAAAAAATTAGCTAATAAAATTCTGGAAATTGATATTTTAGTTACTAATGAAAATCATATTTTAGCGGTGGAAGTTAAAAGCAGTTTAAGTGTAGAAGATGTGAAAGAATTTATCATAGATTTACGAGAATTTAAGGAATTTTTTCCCGAATATAAAGATAAAGAATTATACGGAGCAGTAGCAGGAATAGAAATGGAGGGGGGCGCTCATAAATATGCTTATCGTCAAGGGCTATTTGTTTTAGCACAAACGGGAGAAAATATAACTATTTTAAACGGAGATAATTTTCAACCAAAAAGTTGGTAGAATGATTTAAAAATTGTTGAAATAAATTTGCTAGTTAAAATATTTTGTGGAGATACTAAATAGGGGGTGTTGAAAAAGCGGTGTTGTGAGGGCAATGAATTATTATCACCCCTTTTGCCTCTTGCCTTCTGTGATAAGATAATTTTCAAAAAGAACATAGAATTACAATATGTTAGAACTACTAAGTTTATTTTTTGCTCCTCCCTTAACTCTATCATCGGAGCAAATTATCGCTCAAACTCCCATAATTAGACCATTAAATGGAGAATTAAATCAAATTCCCGTCTTTAATAGCAATAGCCCCGAATTAGTTTTAGCAGAAGGTATTTTGTTATCCACTTTCCCCCAAGAAGGGAAAAAACATCCCAGCGCCCATCTCCCTTATACTTTTGAGGGTCGATTTGATATTTTTGCGCACCATGTGGCAAAAGCAGTGACACCAGACGATACTAGAACTCTTTACTTAGGTGTAATTGCTCACAATCCCAGCGATAAACCAGTTAACTTAAATATTTTGACGGGCGCTACCTACCTCAGTCAGCCCGATGCCCCCTTTGTCAAATTGCCACCCCAAATCGAAAGTCGCACCGCCTTCGCAGGTCCCGGCAGTCGAGTCATGGGA encodes the following:
- a CDS encoding AMP-binding protein, which encodes MDDQHNILERLYSQELIINIPQNDLIIATENKIKQIKSYSNNINIIAICEENPLEFTSALLASIITQSCVFLLNPHWQEKELVQVTKIITPEIIFDSQNKLKSLNWLQYHGLKPKFAGIMIPTGGTSGKIKFAIHTWESLTASAESFKRFWHIENINSFCCLPLYHVSGLMQIVRSFYSKGKIVITSYQDIKKATQINYIYDDFFISLVPTQLKFILENQSQWLKHFQTILVGGSATSETLKDSCRHQQINLALTYGMTETASGITILKPDDFLAGNNSNGQCLPHAQILIQKHLSTEKTGVVAIKSTSLFQGYYPQRKKIKVFITDDIGHQDSQQYLHIIGRNNQKIITGGENVYPLEIEQVIFATKLVKDVVVFATKDDYWGEVITAVYTPITNSIKNEEIKNKIKDKISGYKIPKLWYNCDKIIYNNQGKIDIKWLEKFVKNGDGR
- a CDS encoding DUF3782 domain-containing protein gives rise to the protein MATTMDDVWEILAEVSKKQNELVVSQQETERRFQETNQRFQETERILKEESLKTEQLFQETDRRMQKTDLQISRLSKEIGALGGRWGRFVENMVAPSCESLFINRGIPVHQVSQRVKKKLANKILEIDILVTNENHILAVEVKSSLSVEDVKEFIIDLREFKEFFPEYKDKELYGAVAGIEMEGGAHKYAYRQGLFVLAQTGENITILNGDNFQPKSW